A single window of Cellulomonas sp. NTE-D12 DNA harbors:
- a CDS encoding PadR family transcriptional regulator, with product MADGREGIPSQFRKGVVELAILALLHQEEAYGGEIVERLAAFPGLAISAGTAYPLLSRLKRSGLIASVWRESPVGPPRKYYRLTAAGEESFADLARAWNGMKNDMDQLLGTDVAP from the coding sequence GTGGCAGACGGACGCGAGGGCATCCCGTCGCAGTTCCGCAAGGGCGTGGTCGAGCTGGCCATCCTGGCGCTGCTGCACCAGGAGGAGGCCTACGGCGGCGAGATCGTCGAACGGCTGGCGGCGTTCCCGGGGCTGGCGATCAGCGCGGGCACGGCGTACCCGCTGCTGTCGCGGCTCAAGCGGTCGGGGCTGATCGCGTCGGTGTGGCGGGAGTCGCCGGTGGGCCCGCCGCGCAAGTACTACCGGCTGACGGCCGCCGGCGAGGAGTCGTTCGCCGACCTGGCGAGGGCATGGAACGGGATGAAGAACGACATGGACCAGCTGCTCGGCACGGACGTGGCGCCATGA
- a CDS encoding alkaline phosphatase family protein, with translation MFERKLIRPATVVTAALLAAAVGTGAAYADGAFGNSPLTHRTVGKQADGSYLTQTKQFVTPVGDVIKENGRPFGLALRPDGKTAAALNTGGATTGIVTVFDLVSGKVLQQTGGGKISDGGIVYSPDGKYLWAARPADLQRFPVNADGTLGTPVTVALPGTGGRKAVPAGLAWAPDGTLLVTLSANGTLGVVDPVSSTLVKQIPVGNVPNGVVVVGGKAYVSNQGGRPAQPGDQTDTSYGTAIVTDHNAAPTTGTVSEVDLGSGAQVKTFAVGLEPSALLAVGPTVLVANTDDDSVTSIDTVKQQVARTFSANPAPGAPFGAQPNGLTMLDATHLAVSLGRDNAVAVYGYQDAYSQPTFEGLIPTGSFPTGIAQDAALGKLVVASEQGVGSVGPDGTVAEGVGTTPATSHLGYNFVGTVQTIATPTPAQMATDTEQVFRNNQWNDLDKRNQTADKKKASPVAVPVRIGDPSTIQHVFLIVKENRTYDQVLGDVAKGNGDASLAQFGQRITPNIHSLATTFPLIDNLYSDGTNSAEGHHWLDQAFVNSYMQQMYGNYTRSYQTGDPLSDVKTGWIWDDAVSHGKSVTNWGEQIDSYTDASGKGTTSDSWTRWLADSHVLDGSATGSLNYPLGTYTAKTDIPSLAAVTKPDFPNFDLNIPDQYRAAMFGNDFAGYVKNGNLPALNMLWVMNDHTAGTTPGGITPEAHVADNDLAVGRIVDTISHSPYWKNSAIFVVEDDSQNGVDHVDGHRNPTLVVSPYAKRGAVVHTYYSQLNVMRTIEQILGLPPMNQEDLTAEPMFDAFTDKPDLTPYTALSSNVPLTETNPQPGAAPTATTTAAKGSTTSALQTAWAQWSAKQDWKSEDMVNMAQGNRDVWYSGNGFTTPYPGDAKVLMPDEVPGADAGPDTDAGAGTGAAPASPAAAPAAGGDG, from the coding sequence ATGTTCGAGCGCAAGCTCATCCGACCGGCGACGGTGGTGACCGCGGCACTCCTGGCCGCCGCGGTCGGCACCGGCGCCGCCTATGCGGACGGAGCGTTCGGCAACTCGCCGCTCACGCACCGCACGGTCGGCAAGCAGGCCGACGGGTCGTACCTGACCCAGACCAAACAGTTCGTCACCCCGGTGGGCGACGTGATCAAGGAGAACGGCCGGCCCTTCGGCCTCGCACTGCGCCCGGACGGCAAGACGGCGGCCGCCCTCAACACGGGTGGTGCCACCACCGGCATCGTCACGGTGTTCGACCTGGTCAGCGGCAAGGTGCTGCAGCAGACGGGCGGCGGGAAGATCTCCGACGGCGGGATCGTGTACTCGCCCGACGGCAAGTACCTCTGGGCGGCTCGCCCTGCTGATCTGCAGCGGTTCCCGGTCAACGCCGACGGCACGCTCGGTACGCCCGTCACGGTCGCGCTGCCCGGCACCGGCGGCCGCAAGGCGGTGCCGGCCGGCCTCGCCTGGGCGCCCGACGGCACGCTGCTCGTGACGTTGAGCGCCAACGGCACCCTCGGTGTGGTCGACCCGGTCAGCAGCACGCTCGTGAAGCAGATCCCGGTCGGCAACGTGCCGAACGGTGTGGTCGTCGTCGGCGGCAAGGCCTACGTGAGCAACCAGGGCGGCCGGCCCGCCCAGCCGGGCGACCAGACCGACACGTCGTACGGCACGGCGATCGTCACCGACCACAACGCGGCGCCGACCACCGGCACGGTCTCGGAGGTCGACCTCGGCTCGGGCGCCCAGGTCAAGACCTTCGCCGTGGGGCTGGAGCCGAGCGCCCTGCTCGCCGTCGGTCCCACCGTGCTCGTCGCGAACACCGACGACGACTCGGTGACCAGCATCGACACCGTGAAGCAGCAGGTCGCCCGGACCTTCAGCGCCAACCCGGCACCCGGGGCGCCGTTCGGTGCGCAGCCGAACGGCCTGACCATGCTCGACGCGACGCACCTCGCGGTCAGCCTGGGCCGGGACAACGCGGTGGCCGTGTACGGCTACCAGGACGCGTACTCGCAGCCCACCTTCGAGGGCCTGATCCCCACCGGGTCGTTCCCCACCGGCATCGCGCAGGACGCCGCGCTCGGCAAGCTCGTGGTGGCGAGCGAGCAGGGCGTCGGCTCGGTCGGGCCGGACGGGACGGTCGCCGAGGGGGTCGGCACCACGCCGGCCACGTCGCACCTGGGCTACAACTTCGTCGGCACGGTGCAGACGATCGCGACGCCGACCCCCGCGCAGATGGCCACCGACACCGAGCAGGTGTTCCGCAACAACCAGTGGAACGACCTCGACAAGCGCAACCAGACGGCGGACAAGAAGAAGGCGTCACCCGTCGCGGTGCCCGTGCGGATCGGCGATCCGTCGACCATCCAGCACGTGTTCCTCATCGTGAAGGAGAACCGCACCTACGACCAGGTGCTTGGCGACGTGGCCAAGGGCAACGGCGACGCGAGCCTGGCCCAGTTCGGGCAGCGGATCACCCCGAACATCCACTCGCTGGCGACCACGTTCCCGCTGATCGACAACCTCTACTCGGACGGCACCAACTCGGCCGAGGGGCACCACTGGCTCGACCAGGCGTTCGTCAACAGCTACATGCAGCAGATGTACGGCAACTACACCCGCTCCTACCAGACCGGTGACCCGCTCTCCGACGTGAAGACGGGCTGGATCTGGGACGACGCCGTCTCGCACGGGAAGTCGGTGACCAACTGGGGCGAGCAGATCGACAGCTACACCGACGCGAGCGGGAAGGGCACCACCTCCGACAGCTGGACCAGGTGGCTGGCCGACTCCCACGTGCTCGACGGTTCGGCGACCGGCTCGCTCAACTACCCGCTCGGCACCTACACCGCCAAGACCGACATCCCGTCGCTGGCCGCGGTCACCAAGCCGGACTTCCCCAACTTCGACCTGAACATCCCCGACCAGTACCGCGCCGCGATGTTCGGCAACGACTTCGCCGGGTACGTGAAGAACGGCAACCTGCCGGCGCTGAACATGCTGTGGGTGATGAACGACCACACGGCCGGCACCACCCCGGGCGGCATCACGCCCGAGGCCCACGTGGCCGACAACGACCTGGCGGTCGGCCGCATCGTCGACACCATCTCGCACAGCCCGTACTGGAAGAACAGTGCGATCTTCGTCGTCGAGGACGACTCCCAGAACGGGGTCGACCACGTCGACGGCCACCGCAACCCGACGCTGGTGGTGAGCCCGTACGCCAAGCGGGGCGCCGTGGTGCACACGTACTACAGCCAGCTGAACGTGATGCGCACCATCGAGCAGATCCTCGGCCTGCCGCCGATGAACCAGGAGGACCTGACGGCGGAGCCGATGTTCGACGCCTTCACCGACAAGCCGGACCTGACGCCGTACACCGCGCTGTCGAGCAACGTCCCCCTGACCGAGACGAACCCGCAGCCCGGGGCGGCGCCGACGGCGACCACCACCGCGGCGAAGGGGTCCACCACGTCTGCGCTGCAGACGGCCTGGGCCCAGTGGTCCGCCAAGCAGGACTGGAAGTCGGAGGACATGGTCAACATGGCCCAGGGCAACCGCGACGTCTGGTACTCCGGCAACGGCTTCACCACGCCGTACCCGGGTGACGCCAAGGTGCTGATGCCGGACGAGGTGCCCGGCGCCGACGCAGGCCCGGACACCGACGCCGGCGCAGGCACGGGTGCGGCGCCGGCGTCTCCGGCAGCCGCGCCCGCGGCGGGGGGCGACGGCTGA
- a CDS encoding PLD nuclease N-terminal domain-containing protein, with product MNTQLTSLPGPLLVVVIVLGVVQLTLDVIALVDLVRRPVDRVALGNKWVWVAIILLVNMLGAILYLLVGRRPAPAAEVAAPAQLGPRAGSVADSLYGPRPPVPGGSGAGAAPGPVGPPPVDEQATDPGRDEADPR from the coding sequence GTGAACACGCAGCTGACCAGCCTTCCCGGCCCCCTGCTGGTCGTGGTGATCGTGCTCGGGGTGGTCCAGCTGACCCTGGACGTCATCGCCCTCGTCGACCTGGTCCGCCGGCCGGTGGACCGCGTCGCGCTGGGCAACAAGTGGGTGTGGGTGGCGATCATCCTGCTGGTCAACATGCTCGGGGCGATCCTCTACCTCCTCGTGGGCCGCCGGCCGGCTCCCGCGGCCGAGGTGGCCGCGCCCGCGCAGCTCGGCCCTCGTGCCGGCAGTGTCGCGGACTCGCTCTACGGACCGCGACCGCCGGTGCCGGGCGGCTCGGGTGCCGGTGCCGCTCCGGGCCCGGTCGGCCCGCCTCCCGTCGACGAGCAGGCCACGGACCCCGGCCGCGACGAGGCCGACCCGCGATGA
- a CDS encoding SRPBCC family protein, translating into MTTNPPAVSDLEGLTVTRAVTIDAPVEKVWAAITEPEHISRWFGQRTVLDELALGARGVFSFDGYGDFPVLIEELEPLRVIAYRWSNDNARALSGTDVDPEHSTVFRFTLEPAGAGTVLTVVERGFGTLTDPHAALESNRGGWTAELDELVAYVESIA; encoded by the coding sequence ATGACCACCAACCCGCCCGCCGTCAGCGACCTGGAGGGCTTGACCGTCACGCGCGCGGTGACCATCGACGCCCCCGTGGAGAAGGTCTGGGCCGCGATCACCGAGCCGGAGCACATCTCTCGGTGGTTCGGGCAGCGCACGGTGCTCGACGAGCTGGCGCTCGGCGCCCGCGGCGTCTTCTCCTTCGACGGCTACGGCGACTTCCCGGTGCTGATCGAGGAGCTCGAGCCGCTGCGGGTGATCGCCTACCGGTGGAGCAACGACAACGCCCGGGCGCTGAGCGGCACCGACGTGGACCCGGAGCACTCGACCGTGTTCCGGTTCACCCTCGAGCCCGCCGGGGCCGGCACCGTCCTGACGGTGGTCGAGCGGGGCTTCGGCACGCTGACGGATCCGCACGCGGCCCTGGAGAGCAACCGCGGCGGGTGGACGGCCGAGCTCGACGAGCTGGTCGCCTACGTCGAGAGCATCGCGTGA
- a CDS encoding metalloregulator ArsR/SmtB family transcription factor, whose amino-acid sequence MSTSTLVPVLAALGDDTRWSILAALGEGDASASALAGRLPVSRQAIAKHLQLLEQVGLVEPVRVGREVRYRVLGARLGETARTLEQVGVQWERRLATIKEIAEGL is encoded by the coding sequence GTGAGCACCAGCACCCTGGTCCCGGTGCTGGCCGCGCTCGGCGACGACACGCGGTGGAGCATCCTGGCCGCGCTCGGCGAGGGCGACGCGTCGGCGTCCGCCCTCGCCGGGCGTCTGCCGGTCAGCCGCCAGGCGATCGCCAAGCACCTCCAGCTGCTCGAGCAGGTCGGGCTGGTGGAGCCGGTGCGGGTGGGCCGGGAGGTCCGCTACCGGGTGCTCGGTGCCCGGCTCGGCGAGACCGCCCGGACGCTCGAGCAGGTCGGGGTGCAGTGGGAGCGGCGGCTGGCGACGATCAAGGAGATCGCCGAGGGCCTGTAG
- a CDS encoding acyl-CoA dehydrogenase family protein encodes MSNVAVNQAPTPGERKAREVAEAARETQWTRPSFAKGLYLGSFDVGLIHPYPTSDPDAEARGATFRAELLEVCRTIDGRAIEREDHIPEHVVEALRRIGAFGMKIPQRYGGLGLSLVDYGRALMLVSTVHPSLGALLSAHQSIGVPEPVHQFGSPAQKQEYLPRCAAGAISAFLLTEPDVGSDPARLGTTATPTEDGAAYLLDGTKLWTTNGPIAELLVVMAVVPPHDGERGGISAFVVEADTPGITVEHRNRFMGLRGMENGVTRFRQVRVPAENRLGREGQGLKIALTTLNTGRLSIPAICAGGSKWALSIARQWSTERVQWGRPVGEHEAIASKLAFIAATTFALESVFDLSARLADAGQKDVRIEAALAKLWASEMGYRVADELVQIRGGRGYESADSLAARGERAVGAEQLLRDMRINRIFEGSSEIMRLLIAREAVDAHLAAAGELASRDASWGAKARSAVGASKFYVRWFPSLLAGEGSRPGTYAEFGRLARHVRFVERSSRALARRTFYAMARYQARLDRRQVLLGHIVDIGAELFAMSAVCTRAVAMRRSDPVAGADAVRLADAFCEQSRARVDALFRGLGGSTGPTDNRLARAVMAGRMTWAEDGILDPSEGTGPWIAPRG; translated from the coding sequence GTGAGCAACGTCGCCGTGAACCAGGCTCCCACCCCGGGTGAGCGCAAGGCTCGTGAGGTCGCAGAGGCGGCCCGTGAGACGCAGTGGACCCGGCCGAGCTTCGCCAAGGGGCTGTACCTCGGCTCCTTCGACGTCGGCCTGATCCACCCGTACCCCACGTCCGACCCGGACGCCGAGGCACGCGGGGCCACGTTCCGCGCGGAGCTGCTCGAGGTGTGCCGCACCATCGACGGCCGGGCGATCGAGCGCGAGGACCACATCCCCGAGCACGTCGTCGAGGCCCTGCGACGGATCGGCGCCTTCGGCATGAAGATCCCGCAGCGGTACGGCGGCCTCGGCCTCTCGCTGGTGGACTACGGCAGGGCGCTGATGCTGGTCAGCACCGTGCACCCGAGCCTGGGCGCGCTGCTGTCCGCGCACCAGTCGATCGGTGTGCCGGAGCCCGTCCACCAGTTCGGCAGCCCCGCGCAGAAGCAGGAGTACCTCCCTCGCTGCGCCGCGGGCGCCATCTCGGCCTTCCTGCTCACCGAGCCCGACGTCGGCTCGGACCCTGCGCGGCTCGGCACCACCGCCACCCCGACGGAGGACGGTGCCGCGTACCTGCTGGACGGCACCAAGCTGTGGACCACCAACGGCCCGATCGCCGAGCTGCTGGTCGTCATGGCCGTCGTGCCCCCGCACGACGGCGAGCGCGGCGGCATCAGCGCCTTCGTCGTCGAGGCGGACACCCCGGGCATCACCGTCGAGCACCGCAACCGGTTCATGGGGCTGCGCGGCATGGAGAACGGGGTCACCAGGTTCCGGCAGGTGCGCGTCCCCGCGGAGAACCGGCTGGGCCGCGAGGGACAGGGCCTGAAGATCGCGCTGACCACGCTGAACACCGGTCGGCTGTCGATCCCGGCGATCTGCGCGGGCGGCAGCAAGTGGGCCCTGTCCATCGCGCGGCAGTGGTCCACCGAGCGGGTGCAGTGGGGCCGGCCCGTCGGTGAGCACGAGGCGATCGCCTCGAAGCTGGCCTTCATCGCCGCGACGACGTTCGCGCTCGAGTCGGTGTTCGACCTGTCCGCCCGGCTGGCCGACGCCGGCCAGAAGGACGTCCGCATCGAGGCGGCGCTGGCCAAGCTGTGGGCCAGCGAGATGGGGTACCGGGTGGCCGACGAGCTGGTGCAGATCCGCGGGGGGCGTGGGTACGAGAGCGCTGACTCCCTCGCGGCCCGTGGTGAACGGGCCGTCGGTGCCGAGCAGCTGCTGCGGGACATGCGCATCAACCGGATCTTCGAGGGGTCGTCGGAGATCATGCGGCTGCTGATCGCCCGCGAGGCGGTGGACGCGCACCTGGCGGCGGCCGGTGAGCTGGCGTCGCGGGACGCCTCGTGGGGCGCCAAGGCGCGCTCGGCGGTCGGCGCGAGCAAGTTCTACGTGCGCTGGTTCCCCTCGTTGCTGGCCGGTGAGGGCTCGCGTCCCGGCACGTACGCGGAGTTCGGCCGGCTGGCCCGGCACGTGAGGTTCGTCGAGCGGTCGTCGCGCGCGCTGGCCCGGCGCACGTTCTACGCGATGGCCCGCTACCAGGCCCGGCTGGACCGCCGGCAGGTGCTGCTCGGCCACATCGTCGACATCGGGGCCGAGCTGTTCGCGATGTCCGCGGTCTGCACCCGCGCCGTCGCGATGCGCCGCTCGGACCCGGTGGCTGGGGCGGACGCCGTCCGCCTGGCCGACGCGTTCTGCGAGCAGTCCCGAGCTCGGGTCGACGCGCTGTTCCGAGGTCTGGGCGGCTCGACGGGCCCGACGGACAACCGGCTCGCACGCGCCGTCATGGCCGGGCGGATGACCTGGGCGGAGGACGGCATCCTCGACCCGTCCGAGGGCACCGGCCCCTGGATCGCCCCGCGCGGCTGA
- a CDS encoding alpha/beta hydrolase, translated as MTDTISTQHLELPTATLAYDVHGPLPTTDGRPPLLMIGQPMDARGFATLASLFPERTVVTYDPRGLARSTRRDGSTRNSPTQQADDLHHLVARLGAGPVDLFASSGGAVTALALVSEHPEDVRTLVAHEPPLLSVLPDAERAFAAERRVQQQYAAHGWGAGMAMFIAFTSVRGELGDDFGAQPPDPAVFGLPTQDDGSREDPLLSGVSDDVTAYRPDVAALRAAPTRVVVAAGIESQDLVTWRASAALAAALGTELTVFPSHHAGFVGPGFGQPGQPEAFAARLREVLGDAAGH; from the coding sequence ATGACGGACACGATCTCGACGCAGCACCTGGAGCTGCCGACCGCCACGCTCGCCTACGACGTGCACGGTCCCCTCCCGACCACCGACGGCCGGCCGCCCCTGCTGATGATCGGTCAGCCGATGGACGCCCGCGGGTTCGCGACGCTCGCCTCCCTGTTCCCCGAGCGGACCGTGGTGACGTACGACCCGCGAGGCCTCGCCCGCAGCACCCGCCGGGACGGCTCCACCCGCAACAGCCCCACCCAGCAGGCGGACGACCTGCACCACCTGGTGGCGCGGCTCGGTGCCGGGCCGGTGGACCTGTTCGCGAGCAGCGGCGGGGCCGTCACGGCGCTCGCCCTGGTCAGCGAGCACCCCGAGGACGTCCGCACGCTCGTCGCGCACGAGCCGCCGCTGCTGTCGGTGCTGCCGGACGCCGAGCGGGCGTTCGCCGCCGAGCGCCGGGTGCAGCAGCAGTACGCCGCGCACGGCTGGGGCGCCGGCATGGCCATGTTCATCGCGTTCACCTCGGTGCGCGGCGAGCTCGGTGACGACTTCGGCGCGCAGCCGCCGGACCCCGCCGTGTTCGGGCTGCCGACGCAGGACGACGGGTCGCGCGAGGACCCCTTGCTGTCCGGCGTGTCCGACGACGTGACGGCCTACCGCCCGGACGTCGCCGCGCTGCGGGCGGCACCGACCCGGGTGGTCGTCGCCGCCGGCATCGAGAGCCAGGACCTGGTCACCTGGCGTGCCTCCGCGGCCCTCGCCGCGGCGCTCGGCACCGAGCTGACCGTGTTCCCCAGCCACCACGCCGGCTTCGTCGGTCCCGGCTTCGGCCAGCCCGGCCAGCCGGAGGCCTTCGCCGCCCGTCTCCGCGAGGTGCTCGGCGACGCGGCCGGCCACTGA
- a CDS encoding DoxX family protein, with translation MSSARGDRSVLGTAGRAVLRTAARGLTGWLFVEAGYAVVKEPGGRVDVAAGTLGTLRKVVPLPADDEALVKANGAAQLVAGATLALGILPRTSAAVLAASLLPTSVAGHPYWRIDDPDKRAAQKLQFQKNMAMLGGLLFAVIE, from the coding sequence ATGTCGAGTGCTCGCGGAGATCGGTCGGTGCTGGGGACGGCGGGACGCGCGGTGCTGCGGACCGCCGCCCGCGGACTGACCGGCTGGCTGTTCGTCGAGGCCGGGTACGCGGTGGTGAAGGAGCCGGGCGGCCGCGTGGACGTGGCGGCCGGCACCCTGGGCACCCTGCGCAAGGTGGTCCCGCTGCCCGCGGACGACGAAGCCCTGGTGAAGGCCAACGGTGCGGCCCAGCTGGTGGCGGGCGCGACGCTCGCCCTCGGCATCCTGCCCCGCACCTCGGCCGCCGTGCTCGCGGCCTCGTTGCTGCCGACGTCCGTCGCCGGCCACCCCTACTGGCGGATCGACGACCCGGACAAGCGTGCCGCCCAGAAGCTCCAGTTCCAGAAGAACATGGCGATGCTGGGCGGGCTGCTGTTCGCCGTCATCGAGTAG
- a CDS encoding ABC transporter ATP-binding protein, translating to MTATTPDTAAIRTTALTKAYGAKCALDAVDLTVEEGSIFGFLGPNGAGKTTMLRLITGLARPTSGRVEVLGHDVATAGNAVRAQIGFLPDVPGFYDWMTAEDFLRFAGRLFGLHGDALDERVVMLLDLAGLTGVGTRIGGYSRGMKQRLGVAQALVNAPRLLLLDEPTSALDPMGRKDLLEMIASLRGRTTVFFSTHILGDVERVCDAVAILDLGRVVAQAPIAELTATYGARKVVLDVTDDADGLAAELAGRPWASAVQRGTNGSIEVTVVDLAAAQHEIPAMVAARGSGLSRLDAGELGLEDVFVELVGGERR from the coding sequence ATGACCGCGACCACCCCCGACACCGCGGCGATCCGCACGACCGCGCTCACCAAGGCCTACGGCGCCAAGTGCGCGCTGGACGCCGTGGACCTCACGGTCGAGGAGGGCTCGATCTTCGGCTTCCTCGGCCCCAACGGCGCGGGCAAGACGACGATGCTTCGCCTGATCACCGGTCTGGCGCGACCCACCAGCGGTCGCGTGGAGGTGCTCGGCCACGACGTCGCGACGGCGGGCAACGCCGTCCGTGCGCAGATCGGCTTCCTGCCGGACGTGCCGGGGTTCTACGACTGGATGACGGCCGAGGACTTCCTCCGCTTCGCCGGGCGGCTGTTCGGCCTGCACGGCGACGCGCTGGACGAGCGCGTCGTCATGCTGCTGGACCTCGCCGGCCTCACCGGCGTCGGCACGCGGATCGGCGGCTACTCGCGCGGCATGAAGCAGCGGCTGGGCGTCGCGCAGGCGCTGGTGAACGCGCCCCGTCTGCTGCTGCTCGACGAGCCGACCAGCGCCCTGGACCCGATGGGCCGCAAGGACCTGCTGGAGATGATCGCGTCGTTGCGCGGGCGCACCACGGTGTTCTTCTCGACGCACATCCTCGGTGACGTCGAACGGGTCTGCGACGCCGTGGCGATCCTCGACCTCGGGCGCGTCGTCGCGCAGGCGCCCATCGCCGAGCTCACGGCGACGTACGGCGCACGCAAGGTGGTGCTCGACGTCACGGACGACGCCGACGGGCTGGCCGCCGAGCTGGCCGGGCGCCCATGGGCGTCGGCCGTCCAGCGGGGCACCAACGGGTCGATCGAGGTGACGGTGGTCGACCTGGCCGCGGCGCAGCACGAGATCCCGGCGATGGTGGCGGCGCGCGGCAGCGGGCTGTCCCGGTTGGACGCGGGGGAGCTGGGGCTGGAGGACGTGTTCGTGGAGCTGGTCGGAGGGGAGCGGCGGTGA
- a CDS encoding DUF1648 domain-containing protein produces the protein MNGRPPAAQAVVDEYFAALVTAAARSGAPIGPDEVAELRAHVAERLASTAGTAQDAERVLAELGDPARLASEFAATREDDGEGPAGGGSLVGRVLGMPYDLRNPSSDRYATRMWDPSNPHVLVPKALGVGWTVNFGALAVALHLVRPDDEDAPFASAPPGVVTGTLAAPIAVVVVLGALVATRWRTLPATVPTHWDAAGHANGYSSRGAALVLVGLIAVVPLLFAVGVHLRRRSAVNRVVASALSLGLGTVALAIAVQTLVSAGGGTRPWITWLGIVGFVVLPLALLVGVSRLGRAAEQRRDLSSSKGQSW, from the coding sequence ATGAACGGGCGGCCGCCCGCCGCGCAGGCCGTGGTGGACGAGTACTTCGCGGCGCTCGTGACGGCAGCGGCGAGGAGCGGCGCGCCGATCGGCCCGGACGAGGTCGCGGAGCTGCGGGCGCACGTCGCGGAGCGGCTGGCCTCGACGGCCGGCACGGCGCAGGACGCCGAGCGGGTGCTCGCCGAGCTGGGCGACCCGGCACGGCTGGCCAGCGAGTTCGCCGCCACTCGTGAGGACGACGGCGAGGGGCCGGCCGGGGGCGGTTCCCTCGTCGGACGAGTGCTCGGCATGCCCTACGACCTGCGGAACCCGAGCTCGGACCGGTACGCCACGCGGATGTGGGACCCGTCGAACCCGCACGTCCTGGTGCCCAAGGCGCTCGGCGTGGGCTGGACGGTCAACTTCGGCGCGCTCGCGGTGGCGCTGCACCTGGTGCGCCCCGACGACGAGGACGCACCGTTCGCCTCCGCACCGCCCGGCGTGGTCACCGGCACGCTCGCCGCGCCGATCGCCGTGGTCGTCGTCCTCGGCGCGCTCGTCGCGACCCGCTGGCGCACGCTGCCGGCCACCGTCCCCACGCACTGGGACGCGGCGGGCCACGCCAACGGCTACTCGAGCCGCGGCGCCGCGCTCGTCCTGGTCGGGCTGATCGCCGTCGTGCCGCTGCTCTTCGCGGTCGGGGTGCACCTGCGCCGCCGGAGCGCGGTCAACCGGGTGGTCGCCTCGGCGCTGAGCCTCGGCCTCGGCACCGTGGCGCTGGCCATCGCCGTGCAGACCCTCGTCAGCGCCGGTGGCGGCACGCGGCCCTGGATCACCTGGCTCGGGATCGTCGGCTTCGTGGTGCTGCCGTTGGCCCTGCTCGTCGGCGTCTCGCGTCTCGGCCGTGCCGCGGAGCAGCGGCGCGACCTCTCCTCCTCGAAAGGACAGTCGTGGTGA
- a CDS encoding ABC transporter permease subunit, with translation MTGFSVFARKEASEILRTWRLWVLPGILAFFALTGPPLARYTPQIVQAVAGNQLAGFTVPEPTYLDSYAQWAKNLTQIALLALVIIYGGLVSAESRSGTAVLVLTKPVSRSAFVLGKALVNAGFVAVLLVGGTLMTWGLTAAFFGTAPGSGLWGSALVWLVLAVQFIALMTLLSVLIGSAAGAAGAGLGVYVLLSIASIWKPLARYSPAGLPTQATALAAGTEASALWPVVTSLVLSVLLVAAAALVFRRKEL, from the coding sequence GTGACCGGGTTCTCGGTGTTCGCACGCAAGGAGGCGTCCGAGATCCTGCGCACGTGGCGGCTGTGGGTGCTGCCGGGGATCCTCGCGTTCTTCGCGCTGACCGGTCCACCGCTGGCCCGCTACACGCCGCAGATCGTCCAGGCGGTCGCCGGCAACCAGCTGGCCGGGTTCACCGTGCCGGAGCCGACCTACCTCGACTCGTACGCGCAGTGGGCGAAGAACCTCACGCAGATCGCCCTGCTCGCCCTGGTGATCATCTACGGCGGCCTGGTCTCGGCGGAGAGCCGCAGCGGCACGGCGGTGCTGGTGCTGACCAAGCCGGTGTCCCGCAGCGCGTTCGTGCTGGGCAAGGCGCTGGTGAACGCCGGGTTCGTCGCCGTGCTGCTGGTGGGCGGGACGCTGATGACGTGGGGCCTGACGGCGGCGTTCTTCGGCACGGCCCCGGGGTCGGGGCTGTGGGGGTCGGCGCTGGTGTGGCTGGTGCTCGCCGTGCAGTTCATCGCCCTGATGACGCTGCTGTCGGTGCTGATCGGCTCGGCAGCCGGTGCCGCGGGCGCGGGCCTCGGCGTCTACGTGCTGCTGTCGATCGCCTCGATCTGGAAGCCGCTCGCCCGGTACTCACCCGCCGGCCTGCCGACCCAGGCGACCGCCCTGGCCGCGGGGACGGAGGCGTCGGCGCTGTGGCCCGTGGTGACGTCGCTGGTGCTGTCGGTGCTGCTCGTCGCAGCGGCCGCGCTGGTGTTCCGGCGCAAGGAGCTCTGA